In a single window of the Fibrobacterota bacterium genome:
- a CDS encoding TlpA family protein disulfide reductase: protein MRKSQPFSGPVFLVFAALTAPIFASPPPALPPLALPDLEGKPHESKEWKGKVVVIDFWATWCVACRETIPVLARLHDKYGPKGLVVAGVSTDKGPKEKVAKFVHAMKIPYQVLWDADDTQSKVFGFEGLPSVYVFGRNGKLLKAMPEYTSAHEKEMEALVEGQFPGK from the coding sequence GCCCGGTTTTCCTGGTTTTCGCCGCGCTTACGGCGCCGATTTTCGCCTCCCCTCCGCCGGCCCTGCCTCCCTTGGCTTTGCCGGATTTGGAAGGCAAGCCCCATGAATCCAAGGAATGGAAGGGCAAGGTAGTCGTCATCGATTTCTGGGCGACCTGGTGCGTCGCTTGCCGGGAGACCATTCCCGTGCTCGCGCGCCTGCATGACAAATACGGCCCCAAGGGTCTCGTAGTAGCCGGCGTCTCCACCGATAAAGGCCCTAAGGAAAAAGTGGCCAAGTTCGTTCATGCCATGAAGATTCCCTACCAGGTGCTCTGGGACGCCGACGACACCCAGTCCAAGGTGTTCGGTTTCGAGGGGCTGCCTTCCGTCTACGTGTTCGGCCGTAACGGAAAGCTCCTCAAAGCCATGCCCGAATACACTTCCGCCCATGAAAAGGAAATGGAAGCCTTGGTGGAAGGCCAATTCCCGGGAAAGTGA